In Candidatus Vesicomyosocius okutanii, one DNA window encodes the following:
- the secA gene encoding preprotein translocase subunit SecA, which produces MSIINNILSKIVGSRNDRLIKVLYKTVNQITELESNMQALSDEQLKSKTQEFKDRLNKKETLNSILIEAFAVIREASIRVLDLRHHDVQLIGGIVLNNGNIAEMGTGEGKTLVATLPAYLNALNGKGVHIVTVNDYLAFRDAQWMGKVFNFLSMSVGIITSNMSYENKQVAYLCDIVYATNNELGFDYLRDNMAFTSEQKVQRMLNFAIVDEVDSILIDEARTPLIISGPTDDYAQIYQAINHMIPHFTKQIESGAGKEIVIEVAGDYTVDEKHKQVFLTDNGHGKAERLLIDAGALLEGVSLYDASNILLMQHINSALRAHILFQKNVDYIIQNDEVVIVDEFTGRTMLGRRWSEGLHQAIEAKERVSIKKENQTLASITFQNYFRLYRTLSGMTGTADTEAVEFQDIYGLETVVVPPNKPSTRVDKSDLIYLTTQEKFKAIALEVANCQKTGQPVLVGTSSIENSELISTLLEKNNIKHEVLNAKQHEREAIIIANAGSIGAVTIATNMAGRGTDIVLGGKLLEQATNKQKIDWQNRHDDVIKAGGLHIVGTERNESRRVDNQLRGRSARQGDVGSTRFYLSLEDNLMRIFASEKMSSTMQKLGMKKGESIEHKMVNRAIENAQRKVEGMNYDARKHLLEYDDVANDQRKVIYQLRDDLMSVNDVQDRFISIREKVIKQLFSDYISAELMEEDWNVEGFYNALKSDYSVDLPLQQWLNKGVDIDELQSRIIQGMSTICDYKEETVGTKPMREFEKAVMLKTIDHYWKEHLATMDYLRQSVNLRGYAQKNPMQEYKRESFAMFTSLLDTINIEIVKSLSNVTINENTDILDVEQQNNDDAQATHSNPNEQTKQASITNNIQTQTDQQNTYQRKEKKVGRNEPCPCGSGKKYKKCHG; this is translated from the coding sequence ATGAGTATTATAAATAACATTCTATCAAAGATTGTTGGTTCTAGAAATGATCGACTTATCAAAGTTTTATACAAAACTGTTAATCAAATTACTGAATTAGAGTCGAACATGCAAGCACTTAGTGACGAGCAGCTTAAATCTAAAACTCAAGAATTCAAAGATAGATTGAATAAAAAGGAAACTTTAAACTCAATTCTTATTGAGGCGTTTGCCGTGATACGGGAGGCATCAATCAGGGTATTAGATCTTAGACATCATGATGTACAACTAATTGGTGGTATAGTTCTTAATAATGGTAATATTGCAGAGATGGGGACAGGTGAAGGTAAAACTTTAGTGGCAACCTTGCCCGCCTATCTTAATGCACTTAATGGTAAGGGTGTACATATAGTTACTGTGAATGATTACTTAGCATTTCGTGATGCGCAGTGGATGGGAAAAGTATTTAATTTTTTAAGCATGAGTGTGGGTATTATTACCTCAAATATGTCGTATGAAAATAAACAAGTTGCTTATTTATGTGATATTGTTTATGCAACTAATAATGAGTTAGGTTTTGATTATCTTCGTGATAATATGGCATTTACTTCTGAACAAAAAGTACAACGAATGCTTAATTTTGCCATTGTAGATGAGGTTGATTCAATTTTAATTGATGAGGCTAGAACGCCTTTGATTATTTCTGGTCCAACGGATGATTATGCTCAAATTTATCAAGCTATTAATCATATGATTCCTCATTTTACTAAGCAAATAGAAAGCGGGGCGGGCAAAGAAATAGTTATTGAGGTGGCAGGTGATTATACTGTTGACGAAAAACATAAACAAGTATTTTTAACTGATAATGGACATGGTAAAGCTGAACGTTTATTAATTGATGCTGGTGCCTTGTTAGAGGGCGTTAGTCTTTATGATGCAAGTAATATTTTGTTAATGCAGCATATTAACTCAGCATTGCGTGCACATATTTTATTCCAAAAAAATGTGGACTATATTATCCAGAATGATGAAGTTGTAATTGTTGATGAATTTACCGGTAGAACTATGTTGGGTCGTCGTTGGTCAGAAGGTTTACATCAAGCTATTGAAGCTAAAGAAAGAGTAAGTATTAAAAAGGAAAACCAAACGCTTGCTTCAATTACTTTTCAAAATTATTTTAGGCTTTATAGAACACTCTCAGGTATGACAGGTACTGCTGATACTGAAGCTGTAGAATTTCAAGATATTTACGGATTAGAAACAGTGGTTGTTCCTCCTAATAAGCCATCTACACGTGTAGACAAATCAGATCTAATTTATTTAACAACACAAGAAAAATTTAAGGCTATTGCTCTTGAAGTTGCTAATTGTCAGAAAACTGGACAGCCAGTTTTGGTAGGAACGAGTAGTATTGAAAATTCAGAATTAATTTCCACTCTATTAGAAAAAAATAATATCAAACACGAAGTTTTAAATGCTAAGCAGCATGAGCGAGAAGCTATTATTATTGCTAATGCTGGTAGTATTGGTGCAGTTACTATTGCAACTAATATGGCAGGTAGGGGTACGGATATTGTGTTAGGCGGTAAATTGCTTGAACAAGCAACAAATAAGCAAAAAATTGATTGGCAGAATCGACATGATGATGTTATTAAAGCAGGTGGTTTGCATATTGTTGGTACGGAGCGTAATGAATCACGTCGAGTGGATAATCAATTACGGGGTCGTTCTGCGCGTCAAGGAGATGTAGGTTCAACTCGTTTTTACTTATCATTAGAAGATAATTTAATGCGTATTTTTGCTAGTGAGAAAATGTCATCAACGATGCAAAAGTTGGGTATGAAAAAAGGAGAGTCAATTGAACATAAAATGGTTAATCGTGCTATTGAAAATGCCCAAAGAAAAGTAGAAGGTATGAATTATGATGCACGTAAACATCTTTTAGAATATGATGATGTCGCTAACGATCAAAGAAAAGTCATCTATCAATTACGTGATGATTTAATGAGTGTTAATGATGTTCAAGACCGATTTATTAGTATTAGGGAAAAAGTTATTAAACAGCTTTTTTCGGATTATATTTCAGCTGAATTAATGGAAGAGGATTGGAATGTTGAAGGATTTTATAATGCTCTAAAATCAGATTATTCAGTCGATTTACCATTACAACAATGGCTTAATAAAGGTGTTGATATCGATGAATTACAATCAAGAATTATTCAAGGAATGAGTACAATTTGTGATTATAAAGAAGAAACGGTTGGTACTAAGCCTATGCGTGAATTTGAAAAAGCAGTTATGCTAAAAACTATTGACCATTATTGGAAAGAACACTTAGCAACCATGGATTATTTACGTCAAAGTGTTAATTTACGGGGTTATGCGCAAAAGAACCCGATGCAAGAGTATAAACGTGAATCGTTTGCTATGTTTACCTCGTTGTTAGATACTATTAATATTGAAATTGTTAAATCTTTATCAAATGTTACTATTAATGAAAATACTGATATTTTAGATGTGGAACAGCAAAATAATGATGATGCGCAAGCAACACATAGTAATCCAAATGAACAAACCAAACAAGCTAGTATTACTAATAACATACAAACACAAACTGACCAACAAAACACCTATCAAAGAAAAGAGAAAAAGGTAGGAAGAAATGAGCCTTGTCCTTGTGGATCAGGGAAAAAATATAAAAAATGTCATGGATAA
- a CDS encoding phosphoribosylaminoimidazolesuccinocarboxamide synthase, protein MILSSTNLSLPLIQKGKVRDIYDIDDKRMLIVTTDRLSVFDVIFDEPINNKGLILTKMANFWFEKTRHIIKNHLTLEPLDSILNNEEADLIKGRGIIVKKLKPIAIEAIVRGYIIGSSWKDYQTLGKICSIKLPKGLRLAEKLSSALYTPSNKATMNQHDKNIDFTQTVKIVGKRLAQQIKQVSLEIYNFAGNYALERGIIIADTKFEFGLDENNQLTLMDEVLTPDSSRFWSKIDYQIGNSPKSFDKQIIRDYLETLNWDKTISVPTLPKSIIQQTADKYKEVQQRLMQH, encoded by the coding sequence ATGATATTATCTAGTACAAACTTAAGTCTACCACTGATTCAAAAAGGTAAAGTTAGAGATATTTACGATATTGATGATAAGCGTATGCTGATTGTTACTACAGATCGACTTAGTGTTTTTGATGTAATCTTTGATGAACCCATTAACAACAAAGGTTTAATCCTAACCAAAATGGCAAATTTCTGGTTTGAAAAAACCAGACATATTATTAAAAATCATCTAACACTTGAACCACTTGATAGCATTTTAAACAACGAAGAAGCAGACCTAATAAAAGGTCGTGGTATTATTGTAAAAAAACTAAAACCTATTGCTATTGAAGCTATTGTTCGTGGATATATTATAGGATCTAGTTGGAAAGATTATCAAACCTTAGGAAAAATATGTAGTATTAAATTACCCAAAGGCTTACGCTTAGCCGAAAAATTATCCTCTGCACTCTATACCCCATCAAATAAAGCCACTATGAACCAGCATGACAAAAACATTGATTTTACTCAAACAGTTAAAATTGTAGGTAAAAGATTAGCACAACAAATCAAACAAGTTAGTCTAGAAATCTATAACTTCGCTGGTAACTACGCCTTAGAAAGAGGTATTATCATTGCCGATACTAAATTTGAATTTGGGTTGGATGAAAACAACCAACTAACCTTAATGGACGAAGTTCTAACACCTGACTCATCACGTTTTTGGTCAAAGATTGATTATCAAATAGGCAATAGTCCAAAAAGTTTTGACAAACAAATTATACGTGATTATTTAGAAACACTAAACTGGGATAAGACCATATCTGTACCAACATTACCAAAATCCATCATTCAACAAACCGCTGATAAATACAAAGAAGTTCAGCAACGATTAATGCAACATTAG
- a CDS encoding DUF2797 domain-containing protein, with the protein MQINGLIKKMHTYLNSNIVQYQLPIGNKLLNMNDLVGEQISLQFNGEIVCSNCKKHINKIYSQGFCYSCCQSLARCDLCIIKPETCHYHLGTCREPEWGLDNCFNPHVVYLANSSGIKVGITRKSNIPSRWIDQGAIVALAILEIDNRLKSGKIEVALKNYVNDKTNWRKMLKNEIEQTNIKKTNNDLLKKIPHLISDLSAIVLDNEVLTINYPVIKYPNKISSLNFEKTPKIKGILQGIKGQYLLLNTGVLNIRKFSSHHITIIY; encoded by the coding sequence ATGCAAATTAATGGACTTATCAAAAAAATGCATACCTATTTAAACAGTAATATAGTACAGTATCAACTACCAATTGGTAATAAATTACTAAATATGAACGACTTAGTAGGTGAACAAATTAGTCTTCAGTTTAATGGTGAAATTGTTTGCTCAAATTGTAAAAAACATATTAATAAAATCTATTCTCAAGGGTTTTGCTATTCTTGTTGTCAAAGTTTAGCAAGATGTGATTTGTGTATTATAAAACCAGAAACCTGTCATTACCACCTTGGTACTTGCCGTGAACCAGAATGGGGACTGGATAATTGCTTCAATCCACATGTTGTTTATTTAGCTAATTCATCTGGAATAAAGGTTGGTATTACTCGTAAAAGCAATATTCCTAGCCGCTGGATTGATCAAGGTGCAATTGTTGCACTAGCCATACTTGAGATTGATAATCGGCTTAAATCGGGAAAAATTGAGGTAGCACTTAAAAATTATGTCAATGATAAAACTAACTGGCGAAAAATGCTCAAAAACGAGATAGAGCAAACTAACATAAAAAAAACCAACAATGATTTACTTAAAAAAATACCCCACTTAATTAGTGATTTGAGCGCAATTGTACTGGATAATGAAGTTTTAACAATTAACTACCCTGTGATAAAATACCCTAACAAAATTAGCTCATTAAATTTTGAAAAAACCCCTAAAATTAAGGGTATTTTACAAGGTATTAAAGGGCAATATTTATTACTTAATACGGGAGTGTTAAATATTAGAAAATTTAGCTCACATCATATTACAATAATTTATTAG
- the ribF gene encoding bifunctional riboflavin kinase/FAD synthetase: protein MKIIRGLQNLKPHLGSVVTIGNFDGVHIGHQKIIKTLVNKAQIMNLPSVIVSFSPTPQHFFGHAQATLSSFKQKHALLTSLGVDEHLLINFNASFSQLTANTFIHEILLDKLKVKLCLVGDDFRFGSNQTGDFSLLQTFNFEVEKTPTVLYNLDRVSSSKIRQSLKKGNFYLANQLLGRKFSISGKIIHCQKQGRTIGFPTINIPIKRKISPLLGIFAVNVELNGKIYNGVCNLGKRPTVGGETILLEVFLFDFNKQVYGEYTKVIFKYKIRDEQKFNSFLALKEQIKLDVKNAKFFFGL from the coding sequence ATGAAAATCATTCGTGGTTTACAAAATTTAAAACCCCATTTAGGAAGTGTTGTTACTATTGGCAACTTTGATGGTGTACATATAGGACATCAAAAAATTATCAAAACATTAGTTAATAAAGCACAAATTATGAATTTACCATCAGTGATTGTTTCATTTTCACCAACGCCACAACACTTTTTTGGACATGCGCAAGCCACACTTAGTAGTTTCAAACAAAAACACGCTTTGCTTACAAGCCTTGGAGTAGATGAACACTTATTAATTAACTTTAATGCTTCATTTTCACAACTCACTGCTAACACTTTTATTCATGAAATATTACTAGATAAACTCAAAGTTAAACTTTGCCTAGTTGGAGATGATTTTCGTTTTGGATCCAACCAAACAGGTGATTTTTCTTTATTACAAACCTTTAATTTTGAGGTAGAAAAAACACCAACCGTGCTTTATAATCTTGATAGAGTAAGTAGTTCAAAAATTAGACAGTCACTTAAAAAAGGTAATTTTTACTTAGCAAATCAGTTGTTAGGACGAAAATTTTCAATTTCAGGTAAAATCATTCATTGTCAAAAACAAGGTAGAACAATTGGATTTCCCACAATCAATATTCCTATTAAAAGGAAGATCAGCCCACTATTAGGTATATTCGCAGTTAACGTAGAATTAAATGGTAAAATTTACAATGGTGTATGTAATCTTGGAAAACGTCCAACAGTTGGGGGTGAAACAATCTTATTAGAAGTTTTTTTATTTGACTTTAACAAACAAGTTTATGGTGAATATACCAAGGTTATATTCAAATACAAAATTCGTGATGAACAAAAATTTAATTCTTTTTTAGCATTAAAGGAACAAATAAAATTAGACGTTAAAAACGCTAAATTTTTTTTTGGACTCTGA
- the alaC gene encoding alanine transaminase, with product MNNDFPRIKRLPDYVFAVTNKLKAKARARGEDIIDFGMGNPDQPTPNHIVEKLVEATRRKDTHRYATFRGIPRLRKAISNWYKNRFNVDINPETEAIVTIGSKEGLYNLAQAIVDSGDTVLVPNPAYPIHPYGFVLAGAKIQYVPCGPDDDFLTELEHSIKNTLSKPKMLVLNYPSNPTTQCAELYFFEKVIKIAKKHEIWVVQDLAYADIVFDGYVAPSILQVEGAKKISVEFFSLSKSYNMPGWRVGFMVGNPTLVSALAKIKSYLDYGMFTPIQIAAIEALEGDQSCVKEISNMYQDRRDVLCNGLDSIGWIVTPPKATMFVWAKIPEFYQHMGSLEFTKKLLKIAKISVSPGIGFGSYGDQYVRFGLIENEHRTRQAIRGIREMFKKDGLL from the coding sequence ATGAATAATGATTTCCCACGAATAAAAAGACTACCTGACTATGTTTTTGCAGTTACTAACAAACTAAAGGCCAAGGCACGTGCTCGTGGTGAAGATATTATTGACTTTGGTATGGGTAATCCTGACCAACCAACACCTAATCATATTGTTGAAAAACTAGTAGAGGCAACGCGACGTAAAGATACACATCGATATGCTACTTTCCGAGGAATTCCACGGTTACGAAAAGCGATTAGTAATTGGTATAAAAATCGCTTTAATGTTGATATTAACCCAGAAACTGAGGCTATTGTTACTATTGGCTCTAAAGAAGGGCTATATAATTTAGCACAAGCGATTGTAGACAGTGGCGATACAGTATTAGTGCCTAACCCTGCTTACCCTATTCACCCATATGGGTTTGTGCTTGCAGGTGCAAAGATTCAGTATGTGCCTTGTGGTCCAGATGATGATTTCTTAACAGAATTAGAGCACTCTATTAAAAATACTTTGTCCAAACCAAAAATGTTAGTTTTAAATTATCCATCTAATCCAACCACACAATGTGCTGAATTATATTTTTTTGAAAAAGTTATCAAAATAGCCAAAAAACATGAAATTTGGGTAGTACAAGATTTAGCTTACGCAGATATTGTATTTGATGGCTACGTAGCACCAAGTATTTTACAGGTAGAAGGGGCTAAAAAGATTTCTGTTGAGTTCTTTTCGCTTTCAAAAAGCTACAATATGCCAGGTTGGCGTGTGGGTTTTATGGTAGGCAACCCAACCTTAGTCAGTGCACTTGCTAAAATTAAATCTTATCTAGATTATGGTATGTTTACCCCTATTCAAATTGCTGCTATTGAAGCACTAGAAGGAGACCAAAGCTGTGTAAAAGAAATATCTAATATGTACCAAGATAGACGTGATGTACTCTGTAATGGTTTAGACTCAATTGGATGGATAGTTACACCGCCTAAAGCTACAATGTTTGTTTGGGCAAAAATTCCTGAATTCTATCAACACATGGGCTCTCTAGAATTTACTAAAAAACTTCTTAAAATTGCAAAAATTAGTGTATCACCAGGTATTGGCTTTGGTAGTTATGGTGATCAATACGTACGTTTTGGATTAATTGAAAACGAACACCGAACCCGTCAAGCAATTAGGGGTATTCGTGAAATGTTTAAAAAAGATGGTTTGTTATAA
- the metA gene encoding homoserine O-succinyltransferase MetA, protein MPLIAHSNLPSFSRLKDEGETILSKDRANNQTIRELHIGLLNTMPDAALEATERQFFRLIGHSNQIAQFYLHPFTLPSIKRGKKANKHIKQHYQTFTDIKAQGLDALIITGAHIEQEDLQKAPFYEELKEVVDWSYDHVTSTLCSCLATHAVLEFRYGQKRKAIGEKCWGVFPHQILDRQHPLMSGVNTRFNVPHSRFNEISKKQFNAAGVKILVESKIGVHLGVSEDLLRIVFFQGHPEYDTISLLKEYKRDIISYLKKTRNNYPPFPEHYLTEQSKAILNEYKTKLLSSEFNISNFPEKLIKKTLDNTWGNATNVIINNWIGCVYQTTHEDIEKPFMNGINPNDPLNLK, encoded by the coding sequence ATGCCCCTAATTGCACATTCAAACCTACCTTCTTTCTCACGTCTTAAAGATGAGGGTGAAACTATTTTGTCAAAAGACAGGGCAAATAACCAAACCATACGTGAATTACATATTGGCTTACTAAACACAATGCCAGACGCAGCACTTGAGGCAACTGAACGTCAATTTTTTCGTCTTATTGGACATTCTAACCAAATTGCACAATTTTATTTACATCCATTCACACTACCATCAATCAAACGTGGTAAAAAAGCAAACAAACATATCAAACAACATTATCAAACTTTTACAGATATTAAAGCACAAGGACTTGATGCACTAATTATTACAGGTGCGCATATTGAACAAGAAGATTTACAAAAAGCACCTTTCTATGAAGAATTAAAAGAAGTTGTTGATTGGTCGTACGACCATGTTACTTCAACACTATGCTCATGTTTAGCAACTCACGCTGTTTTAGAGTTTAGATATGGGCAAAAACGCAAAGCCATTGGTGAAAAATGTTGGGGCGTATTTCCACACCAAATACTAGACCGACAACACCCTTTAATGAGCGGCGTTAACACACGTTTTAACGTTCCACATTCTCGTTTTAATGAAATTTCAAAAAAACAATTTAATGCTGCTGGAGTTAAAATTTTAGTTGAAAGTAAAATCGGTGTTCACTTAGGAGTTAGTGAAGATTTATTAAGGATTGTATTTTTTCAAGGCCATCCAGAATACGATACTATTAGCCTATTAAAGGAATACAAGCGCGATATTATTTCCTATTTAAAAAAAACAAGGAATAACTATCCACCATTCCCTGAACATTATTTAACCGAACAAAGTAAAGCTATTCTCAATGAATATAAAACCAAACTTTTATCCTCAGAATTTAATATTTCAAATTTTCCTGAAAAGCTCATTAAAAAAACCTTAGATAATACTTGGGGAAACGCCACTAATGTCATTATCAACAACTGGATTGGTTGCGTTTACCAAACAACTCATGAAGATATTGAAAAACCATTTATGAACGGTATTAATCCAAATGACCCTCTTAATTTAAAATAG
- the petA gene encoding ubiquinol-cytochrome c reductase iron-sulfur subunit, with amino-acid sequence MSEQEIDLKKRRFLTSATSVVGAIGVGFVLVPFLSSWMPSARAKAAGAPIDVDISKLDNGQLVRVLWRKKPVWIFKRDKKTIKNLMTLNSILTDPNSNEISQQPKYAQNLYRSINPDVAVIIGVCTHLGCSPTYRPELGASDLGGDSWKGGFYCPCHGSKFDLAGRVYTGVPAPTNLVIPPYHFVADSLIRIGIDPKA; translated from the coding sequence ATGTCAGAACAAGAGATAGACTTAAAGAAAAGGCGATTTTTAACTAGTGCCACAAGCGTTGTTGGTGCGATAGGCGTTGGTTTTGTTTTAGTACCATTTTTATCATCATGGATGCCTTCAGCAAGAGCAAAAGCTGCTGGTGCACCTATTGATGTTGATATAAGTAAATTAGATAACGGACAATTAGTTAGAGTTTTATGGCGGAAAAAACCTGTTTGGATTTTTAAGCGTGATAAAAAAACTATTAAGAATTTGATGACGTTAAATAGCATCTTGACTGATCCTAATAGTAATGAAATTTCTCAACAACCAAAGTATGCTCAAAACCTTTATCGTTCAATAAATCCTGATGTTGCTGTTATTATTGGCGTTTGTACTCATCTAGGTTGCTCGCCCACCTATAGACCTGAATTAGGCGCTTCTGATCTTGGTGGAGATTCATGGAAGGGGGGGTTTTATTGTCCTTGCCATGGCTCTAAATTTGATTTAGCAGGAAGGGTTTATACAGGCGTTCCAGCACCAACAAATTTAGTTATTCCGCCTTATCATTTTGTTGCCGATTCTTTAATTCGAATTGGCATTGACCCAAAAGCATAA
- the pyrC gene encoding dihydroorotase, with translation MQFKMIQPDDCHLHIRSGMALKSIIGMTVKQMGRAIIMPNLNPPITNVTQACAYKAEILSALPKGNRFNPLMTLYLTDNTTSKDIQEAIDHDVIAVKLYPAGATTNSDSGVTNIAKLYPTLESMQKLGMPLLVHGEVTRSEVDIFDREAVFIDEVLNQVVSDFPELKIVFEHITTKNAVDFVLASHHKIAATVTPHHLLANRNDMLVNGIRPHYFCLPVLKRRNPHQIALLDVVTSGNVKFFLGTDSAPHMKTDKESACGCAGIFNAHCAIELYVMVFEHQNALDKLEGFASKFGADFYNLPYNKKIITLNKKDWTIPASYSFAHSNIVPFMATKTLSWKLV, from the coding sequence ATGCAATTTAAAATGATTCAGCCAGATGACTGTCATTTACATATTCGTTCAGGAATGGCATTAAAATCAATTATCGGTATGACGGTTAAGCAAATGGGTAGAGCAATTATTATGCCTAATTTAAATCCTCCTATTACTAATGTTACTCAAGCGTGCGCTTATAAAGCAGAAATTTTATCTGCACTACCAAAAGGAAACAGATTTAATCCATTAATGACCTTATATTTAACAGATAATACTACTTCTAAAGATATTCAAGAAGCTATTGATCATGATGTTATAGCGGTTAAGCTTTACCCTGCGGGGGCAACGACTAATTCCGATAGTGGTGTAACTAATATTGCTAAACTTTATCCAACACTAGAAAGTATGCAAAAACTGGGTATGCCGCTTTTAGTGCATGGAGAAGTAACACGTAGTGAGGTAGATATTTTTGATCGAGAGGCCGTATTTATTGATGAGGTGTTGAATCAAGTAGTGAGTGATTTTCCTGAGTTGAAAATTGTATTTGAGCATATCACTACTAAAAATGCTGTTGATTTTGTTTTAGCAAGTCATCATAAAATAGCAGCAACTGTTACACCACATCATCTTTTAGCTAATAGAAATGATATGCTTGTTAATGGTATCCGGCCACATTATTTTTGCCTACCAGTTTTAAAGAGGAGAAATCCACACCAAATAGCATTATTAGACGTTGTAACTAGCGGTAATGTTAAGTTTTTCTTAGGTACAGATTCTGCGCCACATATGAAGACCGATAAAGAATCTGCTTGTGGTTGTGCTGGTATTTTTAATGCACATTGCGCTATTGAGCTTTATGTAATGGTTTTTGAACATCAAAACGCACTAGATAAGTTAGAAGGATTTGCCTCAAAATTTGGTGCGGATTTTTATAATTTACCTTATAATAAAAAGATTATTACACTTAATAAGAAAGATTGGACTATACCAGCAAGTTATTCTTTTGCACATAGTAATATTGTGCCATTTATGGCAACTAAAACACTTAGTTGGAAACTGGTTTAA
- a CDS encoding FKBP-type peptidyl-prolyl cis-trans isomerase, translating into MEDLEIQNLKIGTGAACKAGDFISMHYTGWFIDGKKFDSSVDRNETFNFKLGVGQVILGWDQGINGMCIGGKRKLIIPSKLAYGEMGSGNLIPSNTTLIFEVELLAIQ; encoded by the coding sequence ATGGAAGATTTAGAAATACAAAATTTAAAAATAGGCACAGGAGCTGCTTGTAAAGCAGGTGATTTTATCTCAATGCACTATACTGGCTGGTTTATTGATGGTAAAAAATTTGACTCAAGTGTTGATAGAAATGAAACTTTTAACTTTAAACTTGGAGTTGGACAAGTAATCCTCGGCTGGGACCAAGGTATTAATGGCATGTGTATTGGGGGCAAACGAAAACTCATCATCCCCTCAAAACTAGCTTATGGCGAGATGGGTTCAGGTAATCTAATCCCATCCAATACCACGCTAATTTTTGAGGTTGAATTATTAGCCATTCAATAA
- a CDS encoding cytochrome b: MNNNKNWIDQRFPLTKVWNEHLAEYYTPRNFNFWYFFGSLAMLVLVIQIVTGIFLTMHFKPDAIHAFASVEYIMRDVNWGWLIRYLHSTGASAFFVVIYLHIHRSLLYGSYKTPRELIWILGMVLYIALMAEAFMGYVLPWGQMSYWGAQVIISLFGSVPIFGPEILTFILGDYAVGDPVLNRFFSLHVIALPLILAILVFLHIVALHTVGSNNPDGIEIKKNKNKDGIPKDGVPFHPYYSVKDIVGVVVFLMIFSSIVFFAPAMNGYFLESSNFIEANPLQTPNHIAPLWYLTPFYSVLRAIPPMFGSQFPGVVGMFASLLILIALPWLDRSKVKSIRYRSWPYKIALGIFVISFIILGYLGMQPVTPINALLARVFTLTYFGFFILMPWFTSIGKTKSLPIRVTE; the protein is encoded by the coding sequence ATGAATAATAACAAAAATTGGATTGATCAAAGATTTCCATTAACTAAAGTTTGGAATGAACACTTAGCGGAGTATTACACACCTAGAAATTTTAATTTTTGGTATTTTTTTGGCTCATTAGCCATGTTGGTATTAGTAATACAAATTGTAACAGGAATTTTTTTAACTATGCACTTTAAACCAGATGCTATCCATGCATTTGCATCAGTAGAATATATCATGCGTGATGTTAACTGGGGGTGGCTTATTCGTTATTTACACTCAACAGGCGCCTCTGCTTTTTTTGTTGTTATATATTTACATATACATCGTAGTCTACTTTATGGATCGTACAAGACACCCCGTGAATTAATTTGGATTTTAGGAATGGTGCTATATATTGCATTGATGGCAGAAGCCTTTATGGGTTATGTATTACCATGGGGGCAAATGTCATACTGGGGAGCACAAGTTATTATTTCTCTATTTGGTTCAGTACCCATATTTGGTCCTGAAATCTTAACTTTCATTTTGGGTGACTACGCTGTTGGGGATCCTGTTTTAAACCGTTTCTTTTCATTGCATGTAATTGCTTTACCATTGATTTTAGCTATTTTGGTATTTTTACATATTGTGGCATTACACACAGTAGGTTCAAATAATCCAGACGGTATAGAAATCAAAAAAAATAAAAACAAAGATGGAATTCCTAAAGACGGAGTTCCATTTCATCCGTACTATAGTGTTAAGGATATTGTGGGTGTAGTAGTATTTTTAATGATTTTTTCATCTATTGTATTCTTTGCTCCAGCAATGAATGGATATTTTTTAGAGAGTTCTAACTTTATTGAAGCAAATCCACTTCAAACACCTAATCACATTGCGCCACTTTGGTATTTAACACCTTTCTATTCAGTGTTAAGAGCTATACCCCCTATGTTTGGTTCACAATTTCCAGGTGTTGTTGGTATGTTTGCTTCACTATTAATTCTAATTGCATTGCCCTGGTTAGACAGATCTAAGGTAAAATCAATTCGATATCGTTCATGGCCTTATAAAATTGCTTTAGGAATTTTTGTTATTAGTTTTATCATACTTGGTTATTTAGGTATGCAGCCGGTAACGCCAATTAATGCATTACTAGCAAGAGTGTTTACACTTACTTATTTTGGGTTTTTTATCTTGATGCCTTGGTTTACCTCCATTGGAAAAACCAAGTCGTTACCAATACGAGTAACGGAGTAA